In Silene latifolia isolate original U9 population chromosome 6, ASM4854445v1, whole genome shotgun sequence, the genomic window aagttttaaaaaataagctctaagattcactgaacaaggtttgagattcacaaaacaaagtctgagattcacctaataaagaaaacagcaaaataggtgattttaaccacttatgatgatcaagtttcacaaaataagctctaagattcactaaataaggtatgagatttacaaaataaagtctgagattcacctaataaagaaaatagcaaaataggtgattttaaccacttatgatgatcaagtttcacaaaacaagccttaagattcaccgaataaggtatgagattcacaaaataaggtccgagattcaccaaataaggaaaagagcaaaaaggtgattttaaccacttatgatgaccaagtttcacaaaacaagttctcgATTCATTTgaacaaggtccgagattcacaaaacaagctctaggattcacctaataaagaaaaaagcaaaataggtgattttaaccacttatgatgatcaagtttcacaaaacaagccttaagattcttTGAAtgaggtatgagattcacaaaataaggtctgagattcaccaaataaggaaaagagcaaaaaggtgattttaactacttatgatgaccaagtttcacaaaacaagttctcagattcactgaacaaggtctgggattcacaaaacaaactctaggattcacaaaacaaggtctaggattcacaaattaagaacgagagcaaaataggtgatttcaaccatttatgaccacgtttcacaatattaccttttagtttcacaatataagctctaagattcacaaaacaaggtctaagattcacaaaataataaaagaggaatataggtgatttcaacaaccacttatgaccaagtttcacaatattaccttctagtttcacaaaacaagctctaagattcacaaaacaaactgtgaaattcacaaaacaaggcctaagattcacaaaataagagaaatagcaaaataggttatttcaacaacttatgaccaagtttaagaatattagctttgcGTTTCACATAACAAGCTCTAAGtgtcacaaaacaaggtctatgattcacaaaataaggaaaagagcaaagtaCGTCGGCATTTAAATAATAGCAATAAATTTCAGacgtcttattctataatttgtgttaGTCACTTGGTCCTAACTCTTCTTACACAGTCTTCAAACTACTGTGAGAATCCTAAATTAAATGGACTTGATCCTTGGTAACAAAATGCAGTCTTTGCATAACTCAAGAAACAGTTCAGCAACACTACAGCTTGCCATGGCAATGCATCCATTTCAAGGGATTTACGACCTTGCCATGGCAATGCATCCATTTCAAGGGATTTACGACTTTGCCATGGCAATGCATCCATTTCAACTGATAACTTCCCCCAATTTCATCGACACTATCACAAATTCATAATTACACAattaatcatacaattaatcacataataacaacaaaaatcaaaaatcaatcaCTAATACAAACCACGTATAATAATATGGACCACTAAATATAACAAATGTCACTATTGTCTGTTGATTCAATTAATTCTTCACTTTCTAAGATACTTATAGCGAAATTTCAATAAacaaaaatcgattcaattttcaattaaataataaaaaaaattagaatCATGAGTCATGAAAATTAAGAAAATAACCTTGAGAATCGTCGGAAGGAATGAGAGAGGCGGTGCGGCGAGTGCGGGAGAAGAGATCAAGTGCGTCGTCTGAGTCTTTGGTGGCGGTGGCGGTAGCGCTAAGGCCACGGCGGTGTTGGGAGTGATACGACTGCGCAATGAGAGAGTTGCGCATTGTAGTAAGATCGTTATGAGACCGACTCATGATAAGCTTAAATGAATTGAAACGGAACGGAATGGAATGGATTAGTTAGTTTGGGGAATAGTTGAACTAGTGTTGGGAGTTACTAGAGGGTGGACGGGTGGTGTACTGGTGTATTAGAGTATGGTAGTAGTAGTAGATGCAAAGTTTATGGAatttggtgagaccggccgcctcgccataatgaggtgcctcaccggatccggcctctatatatatatatatatatatatatatatatatatatatatatatatatatatatatatatatatatatatatatatatatgtatacacaCTAATTGTAAAAATATGTAACACGAGCGTTTTAGGATTCATGGGAATCGTATTCCTGCAAATCATTACTCGGCAGGCGAAGGTGCAAAATGTGGTAAATGGATGCAATGCTGTTCAGAAACTAAATGCAGATCCCTGGCCTTGCTCTGCAGGAGTTTATAACAATGAGAGTAGACACTATTCAGCATTAGATGGGTATTTACTTGTTTAAGTATCTCTATCTTTTAACAGAGATTTTTCTTACAGCCCTAAGCCCTTTGTCACACCCAGTAAATTAGCTGGCACTAATTTGTTTCCCTTTATTTTGCGGCTAATTACAGAATGACTCACTGGGACCTCTCGATCTTCCCTTGATATCGCAAGAGGTAACTAGAGATGACCGTATCAGTATTGAGGGTTTTGCCCGATAACAAGTCGAAATCTATGCTTAAAGCAAATGAGTTGTTAATATTCAATCAATGCATTGATGTTTCTGGGGTACACCTGGTGACGATGTTTACCAAGGACATCCAAGACTGACAGGAAATCATCAACCATGCACAGATGATATCTGCCTACAAATTGGTACTTTACTAGTTATTTATGTGTTGTGGAATTTGTACAGACAGATATTATCCCCACAATTTCCTTGTACAGTTTTCAGGAGCACATTCAGTTCCTTGCTGTATAGTTGTTATTTTTCACCCTTGGACAAATACAACTTTATTGGAGTGAAAATCAAGCAAAACGATTATGTTACTTTGCCTGAGAAGAGATGACAGAATTCTATCAGGGAGAGAAAATAGGGAAATACAAACTACATTGTTTAAAACAGTTGCAACCTGTAAGCGTGAAATGCATCTGAAGCAACTTATATACCCGATTAGCAATGAGCACAAACTAGCGCAAGAGAGATTTTTCACACTTGAGAGAGACCAGCGAACAGGGAAAAAGATGTTAGAAGAGAGTATCGTGTGATTACTGGGTTGATTTCGTAATAAGATAAATGAATTATTAAAAGGGAAATAGTTAAACAACTAATATGTGATTACGTCATTTGAAAATTACAGGCATACATACACTTCGGAAAATATTCTGTGCAAGTGCAAAGTGAAATGATCACATAGATCATAGATGCCATTTAAATGGAACAGTCTAAATCAACAAGCGAGAACAATACCCCCAAAACTTGAAACAGTTTTCGCCCTATTAGGAAAGGGAGGGTGATAGACTGAGAGACCAAGCATATGCATACAATATAAACACTTATTTTAATGAACCACTTAAACTTCATTTCAAAATATCCCAAACCCAAACAATATTAAGTTTACGGCTCCattggaaatgaaaattattcgaaacacaaatcatcaTGGAATAGACTCTTTCCACATACTTCACGCAAGTATACCATCATAACCAAACTGTACGTACATGCAGAAGACTCAACGATGATACGAATCAAATAAACATCCTGATCCTTTGAACAGGACTGACACCTAACACAGTTTTACGCATCAAAATATTTATCGCTGAATTTACTTTTAATCCACTTAAAGCTGTTCCTCAAAGATGATTTCCACTTACCCTCCACAGAATACATGTTGTAAGACGCCACCCTCTTCTTGCGCTTCATCTCCGGGTTCCCAGAGGACGCGAATTCATCCCCGTTGCCATTGAAGTTGTATGCTTTAGGCTGGTCCTCGAATGCATACCGGGCATTAACATAGGAAGAGTACTCTGGGAATGATTTACTCTTTTCCATCACCAAAACTACCTTAGACGTGGGGAATCACCACTTCCTAGCTTTGCTGTTATATAGAGTAAGAAAGGATCATTGTCTAAAATACaaggcaaaaaaaaaagagaaacaagaAATATTAGTGTTTTACGCGTGTTTCATAAAATGAATGATTTGGTTGTTCACATAATTACTTTATATAGTTACAATGTCTTTTTGGTCCATATTAAAGTTAGTGGATATGACCTTTAGCCTAACGAGGGCGATATAAGAAGCATTAACAATTAGTGAGTCATATTGCTTTATTCGACCCTTCACTAGAATAAAGGGGACAATAAATTAATGGTCCATTGTGAATCAGGATTGAAAGGATCAAATCGGATGGAAAAAGCATATGGTTATAGTTGGTGGGTAAGAAACACCAAGGGGCTGATATTGTAGATGATGGGAGACCACAGTGGCATATGCAACGAGCAATTAGCTTTAACTTTTTTGATATGAATATCTTATCTTACGCTAAAACGGAAAGCCAAAATATAATTGAATATAATTGAATCTTTCTATGAAGATCATCATAAATCATAATTTATAAATCATAATTCATAATTCATAATGATATAACGAGGACACCAGTAAGCACAAAGCAGAAAAGTGATGATTGTTAAGTTAATGACGTAAGCTCGTAGCTACGACGGTCAAAATGATGGGCTGATGGTGGTGGTtcctgatagatgaaccatctcaaccaaaaccttaagatgatggttgaagcccaactattataaatattcctattacgctccctcactcaaatgcccgttgggcGGGCTTGAAGAGTGGCTAGTTGTacaccggctcccccgtaccgtgtgctgggtttccacttcgtgtttttgaggttgccaggatttgaacccgtgaccttcggtcacactggctctgataccatgatagatgaaccatctcaaccaaaaccttaaggtgatggttgaaacccaactattataaatattcctattagttCCGGGGTGGTGATCGTGGTTTGAGGCATGGTTACAAATTCCCTCAAGTCTCAACAAATTGTGAATCAACTCCTACGAATTTTGTATTATGATTTTTGGTTTAAAATATATGAGAAAAATTGTGTATTACCTATTCCTATCGAAGTCTATTTGTTTTCATCCTCTTGCACACTCACAACCAAACCATTTGTTTCCCCTCCTTACTCTTCTTGATTTCATTCTCCATCCCCTTTCAAACCAAGCGCCCCTTAAATTATCACAAATCATGCTACAGTCTACCATAAAAAGTCTTATCCAATATACCTCCTCATCGCTGGAATAATTATTCGAAGCAACAGTTAAATCACAATTAAAATTAGGGGAGTAATAAGCACAAAGCAGAAAATGATTGATGAAAAAAACAATTGGACAAAGGCAAGCAAAAGTCAAAAGATGTTGCGAGAAGGATGTATGAAATGAATACACTAGGAGGGAAATGGGCAACATCATTTCAGCGCAAAGGGCTTCAGGCTGCTGAGTCCCACAAGCTGCAACTAAGTGCCTTTCGATTCATCATCATATAAGTGATTGTTTGTTTACTTTATGAAAAGCAGATAACTGTTGTAGCTGTCTAAGTGGACCTTCTAAGGTGCCTCCAAACCTAAATCACTTATGTGATCATGGATGATGGATCCAAAGCCACAGCAACAAACCAACTGCAATCAATACGATGCTGCGTGGGATTCCGGTAACTACATCATTCATGATTAATCAAAGCTTGCATCCTTACTCTACAACAAGAACCAAAAAAAGAGTATTGTATAATGTTGGGTCAGATACAGTTGGTTTTGGGTGCTAtgattttttgtaattttgagtGTCCGATTGGTCGGGTATCAAACAAGTCAGAACGGTTTCTGGAGTTGAGTAGGGTGTTGCCAGCTCTAAGAGATTATCTAACTAGCTTGAAAGATTCAACTACAGATTCTACACTAGCGCAACCATCTTCTTTTTGACCACCTATCGAGCATAATATTTAATTGCAGAATTAGCCATTTAGCCGCGATCACGATAAATAGTGAAAAATTGTAGCTACAAAAATGCCGTGGCACACACAATGACGGAGAATTATCTTTTGTATTTTTCCTATTTACCTCTCTTGACTGTTGTTGTACATATAGGCCTATGATAGTTGATACTGCCTGTGGACCAAATAGCAGCCATGCCAATCAAATCACAGCAATAGCAGGCTACATTTTTATTGCCTCTTTAAGTGTAGAAAATATAGACCAAATATCAGCCATGCCGATCAACTATAGGCCGTAACTGGTTACTTTCGTATTGCCTATAAGTGTAGAAAATATCAGCACAGCATGCAAAAATACTTCTATGCATTGGCTAATACTTAATGTCATTGTAAGGAGTACAATTTAGGGTTGATGAAGGAACCTCCTCTAGGTGCTTGGCATAGTTTAAAAAAGGGTTTTTTCTACAAggtaaccccccccccccccccccccccggtgTTTCTTTGAATTCTGCGTGGTACCCCTACGTTTTTAAAATATCCGTGGTACCTCTAAACTTAGTAAAATGTTCTAAAAATACTCAAACTACTAAAAAACACATTCTGAATCAGTtaaattttgtaaagaaaatatgTTTACAATTGAGTAAACGATGGTTATGTTAATGACATGACAAATTATTgccaaaaaatcaatcaaaaatgtataaattaaacattTTAAAGGGGCGGATTAGAGCATTTTGGGCATTTTAAGATGTTTTCACTAAATTTAGGGGTACCACTGATATTTTTGAAAAGCGAGGAATACCATGTAGAATTTGAATAAATACAAGGGTACCATGTAAAAAAAACCCTTTAAAAAAAGTGGCCATAAGGCACTTAATCACAAGGCTAACTCAAGGATAGGCCAAAATGCTTTAGGTTGGCATTTTACACAAGGTGTAGTTATAAGCCTACAAGTATGGGTAAGCATAAAGGGATACACAACACATATATTAAATATGTCCAAAACAAACCAAGTTTATTCGCGTACCCAATAAATTTCCTGCAATCGAATTTCTGCTACCTAAACCCACTTTCAAAGTTTCACATTTTCACCTATGTTTTTTTGGGTTCAATATTACATTTTCTTCAATTCGATTTTTGTAGAACATGATTTCGTTTACATAGAGACTTAAATTAACAATCGAACACCTCTAATAGAAAAACAACTCATTTCGACCGCCTAGATATCTAGGATTGGTTGTTCAATGGCAGAGTTTTGTAAATAATGGGAAGGATTATACGAGATATCCCTACCCGCCCATGTCATTAGTCCCAAGCTACTTACATAAACCATTTACCCTTCAACTAAGGTGTCCGGACAGATATATGTAACCCTAATCTTCAAGGAAACTGATAGAATGTGCACTGCCATACTTTTGTGGGTTGCAAGTACTTTTAAGGGAATGCTATATTGCTAAAAACTCTTGTTGTCCTTTATGCGACTCTACGACAAACTTCTGGAGCATTATTGAAAGGTAAGCACGTTCTTACTAGAGATTCATGCAGCATACATTGATTCTACAATCCAGCTTAATCAATAAAGCCAACGGGTATGTATcccctctatttttttatatatggcATTCTCATTTCAAGAGACTCACCTCTCTACAATATCTCTAAAAAATATGAGTAAATATTATGAAATGTATAATAATTTCTGTAATTTAACGTATAATAATTTCTGTGATTTTTGGAGACTCATATTTTTGAAAAAATTAAAGTCAAAGACTCGCCTTGAAAAGCAAAACCGTCATATATTAGAAAACAGGGGAGTAAGCAATAGTAAGCATTCACATGACATTCTAATAATGAATGTGAGCTCGTAAAGTGGTACACCAGAAAAAGCGTTTGTTATATCATCTTGAGCCGATCTTCCTTCACTATAAACGGAAATACTTTTCATTTCTAATTTTAAGATTGGACCGTCACATTGTACCTTAcactaataaaaaaaaattataaagttGTATCAGGTGTATATATATCATTAGAAAATATGGGACTGACATTTATACCCATCAAAGTCAAATAAAGACGATGTATAAgagatggagggagtaataatcaCTAAACGAAATGTAGAAGTGAGAATAAATGAAATAGTATTTACCTAGCAGATTATTTTCCAAGAATGGCAATCCAACTCGAGAACAGCTTGGAGAGGGGGCTTAAATTCTCTCATAAAAAAGCAGACTGGCCTCTGCACCAAGAACGTCTTCTTCCGAAGCATGATGTACATTTGAGTCTGAAATGTGAAACCATTGCATAGGAAGTTTATTGATTCCTCCATCAACATGACCCTCTTCTATTTGAGCTCTCACCCCTCTGTATACTGTGTAATGACCACTGCCTGCTTTTCCAAAGTGTTCCACAGCAGCAACGAGGCGATACAATTGGGCCTTTGAAGGCATTGTATCATTAAAAACCTATACAGAGACAAATGTAAGTAATCTTCCTCCAGAAAAAAACAATTGCCATCCTAAAAGACAATAAATTACACCCTTATGGTCTTTGCTGGCTATGTAGTTCGAAATgtgatgaaaacaaaaaaaacctcCACCATCATACTGTGTAAGCCAAGTTAGTTCGAATCCTAAGGGGCAGTACAGACATCAAGATAGAGTCGTAAATGTGTGCTTATAGCCTTATAGGCGTCACAATTAATTTAAAATAGATATATTATCCACAAGCCATCTTCCAATATGTTACAAAAATGGTTAAATGTGCATGTTATAATAGATGCCTGGGACAACTGTAAGGGACACAGTGCCATCTGCCAAGATCAATTAAATTTTTTGAGGACCCTACTATGGGTGTGTGGGCTAAAATGATGGCATTCAGGGAATATGAAGTAACAGTTTGGTGGATAATAACACATTCAAGTAATATGATATATATAAAATGATAATGACAAATTTAACTCATTCCACAGGCTCGAGATAATAAGAAAAAAGATAGCTTAATAAGGTTACAATACACGTTTGACATTGTGGCAAAACAATCGGTAACTAATCGAAAAGCAATAAAAGAGAGCAGATCAGCAGATTGGCTATAATGGTCGCGTTTTATTGAATATCAATCAATATAGTATTGTATTGCATCCTCCATGAGATACCTCGTACTAAAGGTACAATGGATCAAAATACCACAAGACAACTAAATAAAGCACCCAAGTCGAACAAAATTAGTCTACGGATTCTATGAGATGACTACGAGTCCGGGTTGAAAATCTCGGTGTAACAGAGTCACTTAATATGCTACAAAATGGCCAAATTCGAAGACTATAAATTTATAAAAAAATGTTCAAGACAGCTTTATGAGTGGCAGAATAAATTGAAAATTGTTGAGAATCATCTCAGGCGAGCCCATGGGTTAAACTGATCACATTTGATCCAACTAATCAATAGATAAAACCCGATTAACGATTATTCTCACGCCATTTTCGAAGCTCATACCACAAAGGTCAGGAAACACCTTTGAGTAGGTAAACAGGGCAACCATGTAAAGGCAGAAACACCTTTGAGTGGGTAAACAGGGCAACCATGTGGCATAAAAAATTGTTTCAGGGTGACATAAACGACGACGACACGGCGGCGGCGGTGGCAGCCAAATATAACGGTTATAACATACCACCATACGGATTCAAAGGCATGGGAAAGAATCGAGTGAGAATTGTTGCCTATAGGTGCACGTTGGTTAACGAACAAGATACCATCGGCATAAAGATAGGCTTTGAATAACATAAAGTTGGCATAAGCAATCTAAACGCATTGTAACACACGCGCCCAAGATTATACAAAATAGCTGTAATACTCGTTTCGGAATTGCTTTTCAGAATATAAAAGCATAATCCATTGAAAATTGTTGTGGATCATCCTTTGATCCAATATCAATCAAGTGTGATCTCACTTGATCCAATATCAATCAATAAAGTACCATGTAACATCGTCTTTGAGGTAGATTGTAGTGAGAACGTAGTGGATCATCCTTTGATCCAATATCAATCAAGTGTGATCTCACTTGATCCAATATCAATCAATAAAGTACCATGTAACATCGTCTTTGAGGTAGATTGTAGTGAGAACGTAGTGGATTAAAACACCTGAAGGCGGCTAAAATGAGCATCAATGTGACCCAAAAGTACTTTTTAGGATGATCATGAATCAATGTTGACATCCTTAATTCAGGCTGACACAAACATCCTAGATGGTACCAAATGGATAATTATAAAAAGCTATAATACACGCCTTTCTACACCTATCAAGGACACTGGCCAAATTAATCAGAAGTTGATGAGTGCATGTTGGCTATAAGAGGTGTCCAACATGACACAGTAAAAGTACGAGAATGGAATCTGTACCTAACCTAAACGTTCATTGGACTACTTGACAATCAGACACATTTTTTGGAACAAGGATAAGAAGAAAGGCTAGCATGACACGGTTGAAAGACAAGAGAACGAAATAAAGCCTTTAGCTTCAGCCAGCAATGTATTTATTGGACTGACTTATAGATTGGCATTTTATATCAGCTTCACTTCAAAATGGATTCTGATATTTGAACTTCAAGAGGTAGATTGGTCTTTTTAAGATATGCCCTCTACCTGTGTTCAAAATTAGTCGCATGTTTCTATCATGGCGATTCAGGCACTTGCCATTCATAGCCATATCCGAGTTCAAGTAATATGAAGTGAAGGGGAAAGTGCTCATGTAAAAAATAAGCAcacaactaaaatttacatcagTTATAAATACCAGACAAAGTTTTAGTCATGTTGACTTAGGCACTTGTATTAAAAATCATGTGTAACACCAAGGTAACGTAAAGGACAAATCACAAAGAGCTGATGTCAACCattaacaaaacaaacaaaatgcAACCAGTAGTCCATAATCTAGAATCTAAACCAGTTACTTATCTGAGTTTTATCAATATTGGTCAGTAGGAAACTGAAAAGGCACTTAAGGCAGGCTCTCACTTAGCTGTCCGATTCATTTATAATTAACAAAAGAAGACTCTAACCTTATCAGTTGCAGTAGGCACGGATATATTGTTAGAGCAAGTTGCATTTTGTAGAGAACACTCCTGAGGAGAAATTTGTGGAGCCTCGTCCTTGACTTTCACTGTTGCAACTTGTCAAATATCAAAATGATGTCTATAACTCTAAGTTTCGCGGCAGTTATCTATCAAAGATAATGATCATTTGGCTTACTTGGATTTAAGCATATGTCAAAAATACGAGGATTATAGGTGGATGAGGGAAAGAGCTGTTCTCCTCGAATCTTTGTCTCATTTACCTTTCGCTTGTGTATGTCAAACTCATACTTCGCGAATGGTGACAAATCCAAGATCAATGGAAAAGAAATGCGGCCCTGGAATCATAAAAATTTAGTTAATGTATGACAGCCAACATGACAGAATACATCAAAGGCATGTATCTGCATCACGAAGTAGCAGGAGTTACAATGATTATTGATCTTCCATGGTTCAGGCTTGAACTATTAAAAgctaaaacaaaatccataattTGATGAAGTATATTACGATGATCAAATCAAGCGTTTGACCATTCCTGTTTTTAGTGTTTATGCAAGTGATTGTCTCAAAGCCTGGACTGAAAGCATATAGATAGTGTACAGACTATACTTGTGTTGTGAGCTTGTGACTAATTCTCTTACCCCACATGTTTCTTCGTCTATTTTGCTTTGTATCATTATCATGATTTCTCTTCTCTATATTTTTTTATTGTTCTCCTGCCTCGCAATGAAGGTTTCATAGAGGTAAGAGTTCTGTTATTTTGAGATCCGATGCATAAACTTATGATAGTAGTGACTGTAAGAAGTGAATTACCCCGGTTTATAATTTAAAAATTAGATACGAAAATAAGATGGAAGAGAGTTGGGTAAAATGAACATGAAAAGATTGTTTCTCTGTTCACGAATTTGTAGCATGATATGAAACCAGCTACTTACTAGATTGAGATAAAAAATTTCCAACATCTCAATATCTTACTTAATTAAAATGGATTCCATAAAAATTCCAAGATGTTTTTTAGAAAAAAGGCAAACGTTTGGGTGACACATTATTACAAGAAGACGGGATCGGAACTACAATTAGAAACTCGCCTAAAAAATTAAATACTCACATTGCCTTTCTAGTTCGCACTTCCTCAAATCCTAAATCCACCTCTACTGAAAACCTAATATAAAGAAAGTTTATTGAGACTTGATCATTGTAGTTTTGTTTTGTCTTCTATTCTCCATCAACACATTGGTTACCAAAACGCTCGGGCCCAACTATATGACACAGAAGTTTGTAAAAAATGTGGTATCAATCTTTGAAATTTGAAGTACCTGGATTTTCACAAGCTCCCCCAATAAGTTCAATGAAGTGCGTTGCAGGTGAAGGCAGAGAATCTGTTCAACAAAATATATATCAAACTAGAAACAAGGTTGGTAAACCACATTTAATGCCCGTATGCTTAACACGTAAATTGCTGGCATTGTATGAAATCTTTTTTGGGAGACTAGTAACAAGGGAATAACCAAACCACTACATCCTAACTTCAACATAGGTACCTCCTCTTCAGTAGTTCTGTCAAATAAATTAAGAAGCTGCAAAGTCACAGATCATACAAATTCGAATAACTTGTCTAACTGATTAGAAGACAAAAAGAGGTATGATAAGAATTAAGATACGGATGAGAACAAGGGAAAAATAACTTTGTCCGGCTAACAAGATTATGATAGACCCAAATAATCCAAAGCACCCTATACTGCATTGAGATTGACATCCTTAACAAGGACATTTGCTCACATTCAAAGTGCCTTCTACTGAGTGAACCGTCGACCAAACTGCCTTCCTCAAAACATATAAATTCCAGCTCATTCCATGATATTCACTCCAACAATCAGAAACCATATTCACAATTGCAATTCTTGATAATAACAGAGCAAATACTAGATGTATACTAGGTGGTGCTATTTTTGTGGTAGAGCAAATGAGCAGAGCAAAGAGAAGTGCAGCAGAGAGAACTCATacctgaggaaaacaagcaatgTGGAGTTGCTTGATAGTATGTGAAAAACGATTTGACCAAGGAAGGGATTGTAGCGATGGTAAGTTCTTGCAATCACAAAATTCTTGCGCAGCACAGCCTCTCAACTTGCAAATCTCTTCCTAACCAACACAAAAACATGTGGGTAACATCCAAAGATACTTAATATACCATTTATTGGTTTTGGTACCAAAATCGTTATGGACAACCAACTGAGGAAAAGTTCAAAGAAAATGAGAGAAATAGAGGGACTTGCCTGCTTTCCTTCAATTGAAGTCAAGTATTTAGAGGCAGCAATGTGCCAGCAATGACTACAAGAGTAGTTCTCGACAAGTTCAGGAGACAGGAACCTTTTTATGGAATCCTCTAGTTTGAATTTACCCAGCTAACATAACATGCATGTAAAAAGGATAAAAACAATCTCAGTCACACAGACAACCAGCTCAAGTCACACGAAGAAACCACAAATGAACATGCGCAGAACAGAAGCATACTACAGAGGTTTTAGTGTTGGACATTAGTGAGAGGGGCAACGTATGGAAGAAACCAGAGTCCATCAGAATCTGCATTTACAGAGAAGATAGATAGTTCAATACT contains:
- the LOC141586819 gene encoding ubiquitin carboxyl-terminal hydrolase 27-like isoform X2, with product MKIMFRWNHMKIKGDISVKSLLWKIRSGFEMLSQIKWVSRHGAHLSMASIVAAIGLHFVLRDGTLGNLSNLLVFDRDTSSEKLWFVPGLRNLGNNCFLNAVLQSLASCSSFRRFLDELKEFQLLSNEGQVEDLPLMMSLATLVEELGALKDRSSSLNPKKVMSAMQDYIPQFQLANQQDSAEALLHLLSCLRDELSDSLTPNCGSLADLDTPTSRIFDIETIHNVNEIRRWREQYLGPFDGVLSSFLTCHTCSSEILMDSGFFHTLPLSLMSNTKTSLGKFKLEDSIKRFLSPELVENYSCSHCWHIAASKYLTSIEGKQEEICKLRGCAAQEFCDCKNLPSLQSLPWSNRFSHTIKQLHIACFPQILCLHLQRTSLNLLGELVKIQGRISFPLILDLSPFAKYEFDIHKRKVNETKIRGEQLFPSSTYNPRIFDICLNPIATVKVKDEAPQISPQECSLQNATCSNNISVPTATDKVFNDTMPSKAQLYRLVAAVEHFGKAGSGHYTVYRGVRAQIEEGHVDGGINKLPMQWFHISDSNVHHASEEDVLGAEASLLFYERI
- the LOC141586819 gene encoding ubiquitin carboxyl-terminal hydrolase 27-like isoform X1, coding for MKIMFRWNHMKIKGDISVKSLLWKIRSGFEMLSQIKWVSRHGAHLSMASIVAAIGLHFVLRDGTLGNLSNLLVFDRDTSSEKLWFVPGLRNLGNNCFLNAVLQSLASCSSFRRFLDELKEFQLLSNEGQVEDLPLMMSLATLVEELGALKDRSSSLNPKKVMSAMQDYIPQFQLANQQDSAEALLHLLSCLRDELSDSLTPNCGSLADLDTPTSRIFDIETIHNVNEIRRWREQYLGPFDGVLSSFLTCHTCSSEILMDSGFFHTLPLSLMSNTKTSVLGKFKLEDSIKRFLSPELVENYSCSHCWHIAASKYLTSIEGKQEEICKLRGCAAQEFCDCKNLPSLQSLPWSNRFSHTIKQLHIACFPQILCLHLQRTSLNLLGELVKIQGRISFPLILDLSPFAKYEFDIHKRKVNETKIRGEQLFPSSTYNPRIFDICLNPIATVKVKDEAPQISPQECSLQNATCSNNISVPTATDKVFNDTMPSKAQLYRLVAAVEHFGKAGSGHYTVYRGVRAQIEEGHVDGGINKLPMQWFHISDSNVHHASEEDVLGAEASLLFYERI
- the LOC141586819 gene encoding ubiquitin carboxyl-terminal hydrolase 27-like isoform X3, translating into MKIMFRWNHMKIKGDISVKSLLWKIRSGFEMLSQIKWVSRHGAHLSMASIVAAIGLHFVLRDGTLGNLSNLLVFDRDTSSEKLWFVPGLRNLGNNCFLNAVLQSLASCSSFRRFLDELKEFQLLSNEGQVEDLPLMMSLATLVEELGALKDRSSSLNPKKVMSAMQDYIPQFQLANQQDSAEALLHLLSCLRDELSDSLTPNCGSLADLDTPTSRIFDIETIHNVNEIRRWREQYLGPFDGVLSSFLTCHTCSSEILMDSGFFHTLPLSLMSNTKTSVLGKFKLEDSIKRFLSPELVENYSCSHCWHIAASKYLTSIEGKQEEICKLRGCAAQEFCDCKNLPSLQSLPWSNRFSHTIKQLHIACFPQILCLHLQRTSLNLLGELVKIQGRISFPLILDLSPFAKYEFDIHKRKVNETKIRGEQLFPSSTYNPRIFDICLNPMKVKDEAPQISPQECSLQNATCSNNISVPTATDKVFNDTMPSKAQLYRLVAAVEHFGKAGSGHYTVYRGVRAQIEEGHVDGGINKLPMQWFHISDSNVHHASEEDVLGAEASLLFYERI